A region from the Nematostella vectensis chromosome 13, jaNemVect1.1, whole genome shotgun sequence genome encodes:
- the LOC116602089 gene encoding uncharacterized protein LOC116602089 — MNATGSDFQINSNRDRNSEIQLNTITKPTANLEPPLAQTWEAFFTDLDELNKIELPRCLTPPNAVGLPTLCIFSDASREAFGAVAYLRWQPSVGSYEVRSVAAKSRVAPLKELTIPGLELQAAVLAARLHQTLQEELRIEYKTDPNQWRHIPGSANVADDVSRGLSVQELKGRWTQGPAFLQTNEDEWPQEAKYQEPDNESDQSERRKEKVCAVTGRAEEAIDVSKFSEWRRLVRVTARIQRLSEKIRLRKYEQEGRQGPLAPEELKKAEEHWIKKMQDTLHGRHEKGEFAPLSPFVDDKGIIRVGGRVNAELVSYDTRHPILLPSDHRGALLITRHVHKHGHLGVAATTAKIRAKYWIVKGNKLSKIVKKECVFCKRLAHQTETQIMLALPQLRLAPYTPQFFHTSCDYFGPINVRIGRNKSDKYYGVIFTCLNTRAVHLEMAVDLSTMDFLQVLRRFFSIRGYPATVLSDNGSQMVGAERELRELIKGLSDDQVRQFNAEKGIRWIFITPAAPHQNGCAEALVKTCKTALKKAVGEQTLTPMELYTCLLEAGNLVNQRPIGRIPNDPDDGKYLCPNDILLGRASSDVPQGPFRETPNPRQRVEFVQRIVESFWKRWHRDVFPVLVPTKKWRSEIRNVQVGDIVVISDSNALRGKWSTGRVTEVYPGPDGKVRNVKVQTATGTYSRPVTKIAVIQAADGKLL; from the exons ATGAATGCAACTGGGTCAGATTT TCAGATCAACAGTAACCGAGATCGGAACTCTGAAATACAGCTAAACACGATTACAAAACCTACAGCTAACCTAGAGCCCCCGCTTGCACAGACATGGGAAGCGTTCTTCACAGATCTAGACGAGCTTAATAAGATAGAGCTCCCGAGATGTCTCACTCCACCAAACGCAGTTGGCTTGCCAACACTCTGCATATTCTCGGATGCATCGAGAGAAGCCTTTGGAGCAGTTGCATATTTGAGATGGCAGCCAAGCGTTGGGTCGTATGAAGTGAGATCTGTAGCAGCCAAATCAAGAGTCGCCCCACTCAAGGAGTTAACAATTCCAGGGCTAGAGCTCCAAGCAGCAGTACTGGCAGCAAGATTGCACCAGACCCTACAAGAGGAACTTCGCATAGAAT ACAAGACCGACCCAAACCAGTGGCGCCACATCCCCGGAAGTGCAAATGTTGCTGATGACGTCTCTCGAGGCCTATCTGTTCAAGAACTCAAGGGAAGGTGGACCCAAGGCCCAGCCTTTCTACAGACCAATGAAGATGAATGGCCACAGGAAGCCAAGTATCAGGAACCAGATAACGAGTCCGACCAATCGGAGAGACGAAAGGAGAAAGTATGCGCAGTGACAGGAAGAGCAGAAGAGGCGATCGATGTCAGCAAGTTCTCGGAATGGAGAAGACTCGTCCGTGTAACAGCTAGAATTCAAAGGCTGTCAGAGAAAATCAGGTTGCGAAAGTATGAACAAGAAGGAAGGCAAGGCCCCTTGGCGCCAGAAGAACTGAAAAAGGCGGAAGAACACTGGATTAAGAAGATGCAAGATACACTTCACGGTCGTCACGAGAAAGGCGAATTCGCGCCGTTATCCCCGTTTGTCGACGACAAAGGCATCATCCGTGTCGGCGGACGTGTGAATGCAGAGTTAGTATCATATGACACCAGGCACCCTATTCTGTTGCCAAGCGACCACCGAGGAGCCCTCCTGATAACGCGTCACGTCCACAAACATGGACACCTCGGAGTCGCCGCCACCACAGCAAAAATCAGAGCCAAGTACTGGATCGTCAAGGGCAACAAGCTGAGTAAGATTGTGAAGAAGGAATGTGTGTTCTGTAAACGACTAGCCCACCAGACAGAGACACAGATAATGTTAGCCCTACCTCAGCTCCGGCTAGCGCCCTACACCCCACAGTTTTTCCACACATCGTGCGACTATTTTGGTCCTATCAATGTCCGGATCGGCCGAAACAAGTCCGACAAGTATTATGGAGTAATCTTCACGTGTCTGAATACAAGAGCTGTACATTTGGAGATGGCCGTTGACCTCTCCACCATGGATTTCCTACAGGTCCTCCGCCGATTCTTCTCGATCAGAGGATACCCAGCCACAGTGTTAAGTGATAACGGCAGCCAAATGGTCGGCGCAGAAAGAGAGCTGCGAGAACTAATCAAGGGTCTAAGCGACGATCAGGTGCGACAATTCAACGCGGAAAAAGGCATAAGGTGGATCTTCATCACCCCAGCCGCACCTCACCAGAATGGCTGCGCGGAAGCGTTAGTCAAGACATGCAAGACGGCCCTCAAGAAAGCAGTTGGCGAACAGACCCTCACGCCAATGGAGCTATACACATGTCTACTTGAAGCTGGAAACTTAGTGAACCAGAGGCCGATAGGACGCATCCCTAATGACCCAGACGACGGGAAGTACCTCTGTCCAAATGACATACTGTTAGGCCGGGCCTCCTCAGACGTACCCCAAGGTCCATTCAGAGAGACCCCCAACCCGCGGCAGAGAGTGGAATTCGTCCAGAGGATCGTCGAGTCCTTCTGGAAACGATGGCATCGAGATGTGTTCCCGGTACTTGTGCCAACAAAGAAATGGCGCTCAGAAATCCGGAACGTTCAAGTCGGGGACATTGTTGTAATAAGTGACAGCAATGCACTGAGAGGAAAGTGGAGCACCGGAAGAGTAACTGAAGTTTATCCCGGGCCTGACGGCAAGGTGCGCAACGTCAAAGTACAAACAGCGACCGGAACGTACAGTCGTCCAGTCACCAAGATTGCTGTGATCCAGGCTGCAGACGGAAAGCTACTGTAG